The uncultured Bacteroides sp. genomic sequence CGTGCGGTTTCGTCAGAAACAGGACAGGTTGCCGAAAATAAATTACCGCGTTACCTGTTACTTTTCGGAGACTGTGCCTGGGATAATCGGATGATTACATCTTCCTGGCAAGGATATTCTCCTGATGATTTTCTGTTGGGATATCAATCAAAGAACTCAACGTGGGAGACTTATTCTTATGTAACGGATGACTATCAGGGATTGCTTGACGATGAAGATGGAAGCAGTCTGGAATATGACGGAATGGACATTGGAGTAGGACGATTCCCTGTTCGCACAGTTACCCAAGCTACCCAAATGGTGGATAAAACAATTGCCTATATACAAAATAAAGAGTTGGGCCCCTGGAAGAACTCAATCTGTTTTGTTGCAGATGACGGAGATAATCACTTGCATATGAGTCAGGCCGATGAACTCGCTACTAAAGTTGAAACCAACTACCCTGAATTCTTGGCAAATCGTATTTATGCAGATTCATATAAATGGGAAACAACCGCAACGGGGCACACATATAAACTGGCAACCAAACGACTGCTGGAACTTTTCAATGAAGGAATGCTTATGGTAAACTATACCGGTCATGGAGGTCCAAATGGCTGGTCGGCTGAGAACATTCTTGTTTCCTCGGATATTATGGCTTTGCGTTCACCGAAGTTACCGCTTTGGGTGACTGCCACTTGTGACTTTTGCAGGTATGATGATGTAACGACTTCTGCAGGCGAACTTGCTTTCCTGAATGACCAAGGCGGAGCAATTGCTTTGTTTACCACTTCAAGAGTTGTGTATGCGCAAAATAATTCAAGCCTGAATAAGGTGTTCTGTAATCATGTATTCAGTAAGCAGGATGGTAAACGGTTGCGCTTGGGAGATATTATGCGATTGTCTAAGTGTGATTCCAATCTGAGCGGAGACCTCAATAAATTAAAATTCTCTTTGATTGGAGATCCTGCATTAATGCTGGCTTATCCCGATTATAAACTAGTGGTTGATAAGTTTAATGGGAAGGATGCTTCATCTTCAGACCTGGCCATAAAAGCCGGAGGAAAAGTGAAAGTTGAAGGACGCGTGACGGATACTGACGGAAACACACTTACTGATTTTTACGGAAAGGTTTATCCAACTGTTTTTGACAATAAAGAAACAGTTACTACCTTGAATAATGACGGAACGGGAATGGTTTCAGATCTTAATAATCCAGGTGAATCAATACCCGGAGGTTTTACTTTCTCTCAGAGAACAAAGAAGTTATTCTCGGGTAGTGATTCCATAAAAGCTGGAAACTTCTCCTTTACATTTCCTGTTCCCAAGGATATTAATTATTCCAATAAACAAGGATTGGTAAACTTCTATGCTGCTGAGACTGCGACTACCCGGGAAGCTCAGGGATCTTTCAGTAACTTTGTGATTGGAGGAACGGAATCCGGAACAGAAGTCACAGACAGCTTAGGGCCTAAAATTAATCTCTACCTGAATACTCCCGATTTTGTATATGGAGGCCGCACAAATGAAACGCCTTACCTTGTTGCAGAGCTGGAAGATAAAGACGGCATTAACACGGTTGGTAATGGCATTGGTCATGACATTGTTGCTGTGATAGATAATTCTCCAAACTATACTTATGTATTAAATAACTATTATGAGGCATACTTTGGAGATTATACCCAAGGTACAGTGCATTATAGTTTACCCGCTTTGCCTCAGGGAAAACATACCTTGTTTTTCCGGGCATGGGATATAATGAATAATTCGTCTTCCACTTCTTTGGAATTTGAGGTGGTCAATGGATTAAAGCCTGGTTTGTTTAATGTGTATTGCAGCAAGAGTCCGGCACGCGATAACACCACATTTGTACTGAGTCACGACAGACCGGAAAAAACATTAGACGTTAAGCTGATAGTATATGATTTCTCCGGTCGTGAAATGTGGACACATACCGAAGTTGGCATGAGCGCGAATAATTATTATTACGTGGACTGGAATTTAACCAGCAATGGCGGACAGCGACTTGCTCCGGGAGTTTACTTATTCCGTGCTTCCATTGCGTCGGGTGGAAGCGAAGAAAGCACCCGTTCAGGAAAAATAGTCATTCTTACACAATAATTGAGGCGATTGAAAGTTTTATATAACAGATGAACAACAAGAAAATATGAAGCAATTAAAAGTATATTTCCTTTTAATCCTATTGTTTCTTGCAAATGTGAGTTTGCAGGCACAAGATACAAAGAATCAGTTTAACCCTGTAAATACAGGTGTAACCTCTCTTTCTATAGCTCCCGATTCCAGAGGTGGCGCTATGGGTGATGTAGGAGCGGCTACAGATCCGGATGTGAATTCTCAATTCTGGAATCCGGCGAAGTATCCATTTACTGTAAGTCGTGCGGGCATTTCCCTTTCCTATACCCCCTGGTTGCGTAAACTGGTAAATGATATAGACCTGGCCTATCTGGCCGGTTATTATCGCATTGGAGACTATTCGGCACTGAGTGCTTCTTTAAGATACTTTTCTTTGGGTGCAGTTACCGTAGGGCAGACCTCAGCTTCAGATATTGGATATACCATTAATCCTTATGAAATGTCTTTTGATATAGGCTATTCCCGCATGTTGTCCGAACATCTTTCCGCAGCAGTGGCCTTGCGTTTCATTTATTCTGATTTGGCCTATAAGCAAGATGAGGACGTGACTCCGGGTTCAGCTTTTGCAGCCGATGTGGCCATGTATTATAATCGCTATCTGATGCTTGGAGCGCGCGAATGCAATTTGGCATTTGGTATGAACATCTCCAATATTGGTAGTAAGATATCCTATGACAGTGGCAATACCAGTGAGTTTATTCCAACCAATTTCCGCTTGGGGGGCTCTTTGTTAATACCTATCGACGAATATAATACCTTTGCAGTAAGTGCTGATGCCAATAAATTACTGGTTCCCACCCGTCCTTTGCAGAAAGATGGCGAAAGCGCCACCGATTATCAGGACAGATTGCAGAGAGATTACCGTGATCTGTCGCCCATTAGCGGAATCTTCAAATCTTTCAGTGACGCACCGGGTGGTTTCAAGGAAGAGATGCAGGAAATTCAGTGGTCGGTTGGTGCCGAATACACATACCACCAGCAATTCTCTGTGCGGGGTGGTTATCACTATGAGAATGAGAATAAAGGAAACCGGAAATATTTCTCTGTGGGAGCAGGTTTCAAGATGAATGTATTCTCACTGGATGCCGCATACCTAATCTCAACAGCGCAAAGCAATCCGTTGGATCAGACCTTGCGCTTCTCACTTTCTTTTGATTTAGATGGTATTAAAGATATTCTTGGTAAGAAATGAAAATAAGAGTTGGTTTTGGATATGATGTTCATGCGCTTGTTTCGGAACGTGAATTGTGGATTGGCGGAGTGAAGCTGGAGCATGAAAAGGGATTGTTAGGGCATTCAGATGCCGATGTGTTGCTTCACGCTGTTTGCGATGCTTTATTAGGTGCTGCTAACATGCGGGATATTGGATTCCATTTCCCCGATACTGCCGGAGAGTACAAGAACATTGACAGCAAGATACTTCTTGCCCGCACCATGGAATTGATTCGCTCAAAAGGGTATGAACTTGGAAATATTGACGCTACCGTGTGTGCTGAGCGTCCTAAGCTGAACCCTCATATTCCTGCTATGAAAAGTGCTATGGCAGAGGCTATGAAAGTGGACGAAGAAGATATCTCTATTAAAGCTACAACTACCGAGAAACTTGGTTTTACAGGTAGGGAAGAAGGCATTTCTGCTTATGCCACTGTATTAATCACCAAACAATAAAATTTATTCCAGATAAGAAAGAAGAGCTTAGGGCTCTTTTTTTTATTCCCTTGTACAAAAGAATGCAATCTTCTGTACAGAACAATTAATTCTTTTGTACAGAAGAAAACAATCTTTTGTACAAGGAGCCATTAACCTACCGCCATTCATTTTCAATTTTATTCCGAAAACCTTTTCTTTTCCCCCCATCAAATACTATATTTGCATGTATAACTAAATAGATGATAAAACACCTTTGAAAATGAAAAAAATAAGTTTTATAGCGTTTGCATTTCTATTGGCAATAGCTGCTCAGTCGAAAGTAACGTATAAGTTCCGCATCAGTCTCAAAGATAAGAAGAACACAGAATATTCACTTGATAAACCACAGCAATTCTTGTCGGAAAAGGCTATTCTTCGTCGGACAAAACAAAAGCTAGCGGTAGATTCCACTGACCTTCCTGTAGTTGGCAAATATATTAAAGCCATTCGTGGCACTGGAGCGGAGATTCTTGTAACAAGCAAATGGAACAACACGGTGACTGTTCGTTGTGCTGATTCATTGTTAGTGAATAGAATTGCCAGTCTTCCATTTGTATCAGGTGCCGAGCTTGTTTGGATGGGCCAGGAACAGGCTGTTTCTACAGATGCAGCACGCAAGGATACGGTGACCAATAAGTTAGAAAAAACAGATAATTACTACGGAAAAGCTTTCCGCCAAATAGAAATTCACAACGGACAGAAGTTGCACGAGGCAGGATTCCGCGGACAAGGCATGACGATTGCCATCATTGACGGTGGATTTAAGAATGCCAATCAGTTAAAGGCCCTGAAGTCGATGAAACTATTGGGAATACACGATTTTGTAAAACCGAAATCGGATCTTTTTGAGGAAAATAATCACGGTATGATGGTGCTTTCCTGCATGGCATCAAACGCTCCTCATTCTATTGTGGGAACAGCTCCTGAAGCTTCTTACTGGTTACTTCGTTCAGAAGATATCGATTCTGAAAATTTAGTGGAACAGGATTACTGGTCTGCTGCAATTGAGTTTGCAGATAGTGTGGGAGTAGATGTGGTAAACACATCGCTTGGTTACCGTACTTTTGATGATAGCTCTAAGAATTATACTTATCAGGATCTTGACGGATTGAAAACAATGATCTCCCGCTCGGCTGGAATGGCTGCTAATAAAGGTATGATTGTGGTGTGCAGTGCCGGAAATGAAGGCCGTGGTTCATGGAAAAAGATCACACCTCCGGCAGATGCTTTCAATGTAATTACTGTTGCAGCCATCGATTCTTCCTTGGTGCTTGCACCTTTCTCTTCAATTGGTAACACTACTGATAACCGGGTGAAACCGGATGTTTCTGCTATCGGACAGAAATCTGTTGTGTTAAAAACAAATGGGGAAGTAGGTACAGCAAACGGTACTTCTTTTTCTTCACCAACCTTCTGCGGACTGGTTACTTGCCTGTGGCAGTCGTGTCCCGAACTTACAGCAAAGCAAGTGATAGAGCTGGTACGCAAATCATGCAACCACTCAGCATTCCCTGATAATATTTACGGCTACGGTGTGCCCGATGTTTACAAGGCTTATCTTTCCGTTCATTCTGAAATTGCTAATAAATAGAAACCCTATTCATGGAAAAAGCACCTTTATCTCTTTATGAACTCAATGCGCTGGTAAAGCGTGCCTTGAACGAATCTCTTCCTGAGGCTTACTGGATTCAGGCAGAGCTGAGTGATGTGCGTTCCAATACCACAGGTCATTGTTATCTGGAGTTTATTCAGAAAGATCAGCGTAGCAATAATCTCATAGCAAAGGCGCGGGGAACCATCTGGGCCAATGTGTTTCGTATGCTGAAACCCTATTTTGAAGAGAGCACCGGTCAGGCTTTTGTATCGGGTATAAAGGTAATGGTTCAGGTTACTGTGGAGTTTCATGAACTCTATGGTTACAGCCTCACGGTTATTGATATTGATCCCACTTATACATTGGGAGATATGGTGCGTAAGCGGCGGGAGATTCTGAAACAGTTGGAAGAAGAGGGAGTACTCACTCTGAATAAAGAGCTGGAGATGCCTATGCTTGTTCAGCGGATTGCCGTTATCTCTTCTGCTTCTGCAGCGGGTTACGGCGATTTTTGCCGCCAGCTGGATGAGAATCCTTACGGATTTATGTTCTATCCACACTTGTTTCCGGCATTGATGCAGGGCAATCAGGTGGAGGAATCTATTATTGCTGCACTGAACGAGGTGAATAATCGCCGGGATGATTTCGATGCTGTGGTTATTATCCGCGGCGGGGGAGCCACATCCGACCTCTCCGGTTTTGATACTTATCTCTTGGCAGCCAATTGTGCCCAGTTTCCTTTGCCAATTATTACCGGAATTGGTCATGAGCGCGATGATACAGTGCTCGACTCTGTGGCTCATACCCGGGTAAAGACGCCCACAGCAGCGGCTCAGTTCCTGATTACGCACATGCACGAGGCTGCAGAATCGCTCGAAGAACTGGCACAAACGCTGATAGTTTCTGTTTCGGCACGCATGGATAAAGAACATTCACGATTGAGCGATCTCACAAACAGATTGCCAATGGTGATTAAAAACCGAACCATTCGTGAGGGTTACTTGTTAGAACAACTGATGCAGAGAATGCATGTGGCAATAGCCCGCAATCTGACCAATAGGAAGCACCGGCTGATGTTACTGGAGCAACGGGTAAACGATGCTTCTCCTGAACGCTTACTGAAACGAGGGTACAGTCTCACTTTCAAAGATGGGAAAGCTGTTACTGACAGTGCACAGTTAAAACCGGGAGATATAATCACCACTCGTTTGGCAAAGGGAGAGGTGATAAGCGAGGTTAAATAAATTAATAGACAACAGATATGGCAGAAAAGAAAGAGTCCTATGCTCAGGCAATGGAGAAACTCGAAAACATAGTTTCGGCAGTAGAGAAAGATGAACTGGATATTGATCAGCTGAGTGTGAAACTCAAAGAAGCTCAGAAACTGGTCCGTTTTTGCAAGGATAAGCTTTATAAAGCTGATGAAGAGATAAAGAAAATAATGGAAGGAGAAGATAACTGATTCATATTAAACCTCAGCCAAAGGCTATTGTCCTGCAATTTTCTTAAAAGATTAAGTGGAAATATGAAATATAAAGGTTACTTTTGCTACTCAATATAAAACGTACTAAAACATCATATAATAATGGAACAAATAGATTGGGCTAATCTGTCGTTTGGTTATATTCCGACAGATTACAACGTTCGGTATAATTACCGCAACGGTGAGTGGGGAGAACTGGAAATAAGCAGCAGTGAATATGTTAATCTGCACATGGCTGCTACATGTTTGCACTACGGTCAGGAAGCTTTTGAAGGCCTGAAAGCTTTCAAAGGTAAAGATGGTAAGATTCGTATTTTCCGTTTGGAAGAGAATGCGCAACGCCTGCAATCTTCTTGTGACGGCATTTTGATGGCTAAACTTCCTGTTGATAAGTTTAAAGAGGCTATTCTGAAAGCAGTTAAGCTTAACGAACGTTTTGTTCCGCCTTATGAAAGCGGTGCTTCACTCTATATCCGCCCGGTTTTATTTGGTACAAGTGCTCAGGTAGGTGTACATGCTGCAACCGAATATACATTTATTGTGTTTGTTACTCCTGTAGGCCCATACTTTAAAGGTGGTTTCTCCTGTAATCCTTACGTGATTATCCGTGAGTTCGACCGTGCTGCTCCGCTAGGAACAGGAACTTTTAAAATAGGTGGAAACTATGCCGCTAGCCTTAGAGCAAATAAAAAAGCACATGATATGGGCTATTCTTCTGAATTCTATTTGGATGCAAAAGAAAAGAAATATATAGATGAATGTGGTGCTGCAAACTTCTTTGGTATCAAAGAGAACACTTACGTTACTCCGGAATCTACTTCTGTTTTGCCATCTATCACCAATAAGAGTTTGATTAAATTGGCTGAAAGCTTTGGCCTCAAGATTGAACGCCGTCAGGTAGCTGAAGAAGAATTGCTAACATTCGAAGAAGCTGGAGCTTGCGGTACAGCTGCAGTTATCAGTCCTATCGAACGCATTGATGATGTGGAAAAGGGAATATCATATGTGATCTCAAAAGATGGCAAACCGGGCCCTATAAGTACTAAATTATATAATAAACTTCGTGCAATTCAGTATGGCGACCAGCCGGATGAATTCGGATGGATTACTATTGTGGAATAATATTCGGAAAGGGTAAATTCTGGAAACCGAATAAATTGCAAAATTCACTTTAAGAAAGAATAAGGGGGGTATGTTATCTTAAATAGTTTGTTGGCTATGTGAGATAATACACCCCTTTCTCCTTTAAAAAAAGGATGTTTTTGGGTAAAAAAGATAATTAAATCCTGTTGTTATTATGAGCTATAAAATCACAACTCTTGTTGATAATGTTGTTTACGACCGAGGATTGCAGGCCGAACATGGGCTATCTCTTTTGATTGATACCGGAGAAAGCAAAATTCTGTTTGACACAGGAGCTTCAGATCTTTTTATTAGAAATGCAGAAATTCTGGGCATTGATTTAAGTAAAGTTGATTACTTAGTCTTATCTCATGGTCATAGCGATCATACGGGAGGAGTAAGGCAGTTTCAGGAACTGAATCCGCATGCAAAGGTTGTTTGTAAGAAGGAAGCTTTGCAGAAGAAGTACAAGGATGAGCGGGAAAATGGATTTAAAAAAGCTGATCAGCCAGATGAAAATCGTCTTTGGCTTGTAGATAGTACAACGGAAATAGTACCCGGAGTGCATGTTCTGCCTCAGATTAAAATAACAGATAAGAGTGAAACTCATTTTGAGCATTTCTTTACTGTGAAAGATGAGAATATTGTACCCGATACTTTTGAGGATGAACTGGTATTGGTTTTATCAGGTGAAAAAACGATTTCGGTTCTTAGCTCGTGTTCACACAGAGGAATTACAAATATAATCCGTAGTGCACAGGAGGCTTTTCCTGAACGCACCTTAAACGTGGTGATAGGAGGATTTCATATTCATAATGCGAGTGAAGATAAATTTAACGTGATTAGTACATACCTGGGAAGAAAGTTACCAAGACGTTTGGGCATTTGCCATTGTACAGGAATAGATAATTATGCGCGCTTCCATCAGGAATTCAGTACCCGTGTGTTTTATAATTACACAGGGTGGGTGGAAGAAATAAAATAGAAGATTGAATGGGAAAAAACAAATTACAGAAATTTGCTGATATGCGGAGTTATCCGCACGTGTTCGAATATCCATATTCCATTGTGGATGAATTTCCTTTTGAAATGAAAGGAAAGTGGGGAAAGGAATTTTTTAAAAATGATAATCCAATAGTACTGGAACTGGGTTGCGGACGTGGAGAATATACAGTGGGACTTGGACGCATGTTTCCCGACAAGAACTTCATTGCTGTGGATATTAAAGGTTCACGTATGTGGAGCGGAGCTTCCGATTCTTTGAAAGAAGGTTTGAACAATGTGGCATTCCTGCGTACGAATATAGAGATTATCGACCGCTTTTTTGGTGAAGGCGAGGTGAGTGAAATCTGGCTTACTTTCTCTGATCCACAAATGAAGAAGGCAACAAAGCGTTTGACTTCTACATATTTCATGGAGCGTTACCGCAAATTTATGGTTCCGGATGGAATTATTCATTTGAAAACGGATAGTAACTTCATGTTTACCTATACAAACTACATGGTTCAGGAAAACAAATTCCCTGTACTGTTTGTTACTGAAGACTTATACCACTCTGGTTTGGTTGATGATATTCTGGGTATTCAGACTTATTATGAGCAACAATGGTTGGACAGAGGGCTGAATATCAAGTATCTTAAGTTTACTCTTCCTCAGGAAGGCGCACTGAAAGAGCCGGAACAGGAAATAGAACTTGATACTTACAGAAGTTATAATCGTAGCAAACGAAGTGGTAAGAAAACAACTTTAGCTTTTGAAGATGAACAATTAGAAAAAGAATAATAGAATGACACTTTATCCAAAACTTATACTCGATGCGCTTAGTAAAGTGCGTTACCCCGGAACAGGAAAAGACATTGTTTCTTCCGGTATGGTGGATGATAATATCCGTATTGAAGGAATGAAGGTTTCCTTCTCTTTGATTTTTGAGAAGCCTACTGATCCGTTTATTAAATCTTTAGTAAAATCTGCTGAGGCTGCTATCCTTACTTATGTGAGTAAGGATGTAGAAATTGTGGGAAACATTGAGGTGAAAGCTGTTCAGGCTCCTCGCCCCGAAGTGGAAAAACTCCTGCCTCAGGTAAAGAATATTATTGCCATCTCTTCTGGTAAAGGAGGAGTAGGTAAATCAACCGTTTCTGCAAACCTTGCCGTTTCATTGGCAAAGCTTGGTTACAAGGTGGGTTTGCTTGATGCCGATATCTTTGGCCCTTCTATGCCGAAAATGTTTCAGGTAGAGGATGAACGTCCTTTCCTTGAGAAGATTGACGGACGGGATTTAATTATACCGGTTGAGAAATATGGCATTAAACTATTGTCTATCGGTTTTTTTGTTAATCAGGATCAGGCTACAGTGTGGCGTGGTGGCATGGCAAGCAATGCCCTGAAACAGTTAATAGCTGATGCTAGCTGGGGTGAACTTGATTATTTTCTCATTGACCTTCCTCCGGGAACCAGTGATATTCACCTTACTATTGTTCAGACTTTGGCTTTAACCGGAGCTATTGTAGTGAGTACACCTCAGGCTGTGGCTTTAGCCGATGCCCGTAAAGGAATTAATATGTTTACCAATGAAAAGGTGAATGTTCCTATTCTTGGATTAGTTGAGAATATGGCATGGTTTACTCCTGCTGAGTTACCTGAGAATAAGTATTTTATTTTTGGTAAGGAGGGAGCTAAAAAACTTTCTGAAGAGATGAATATTCCTCTTCTTGGCCAGATCCCAATTGTGCAAAGTATTTGTGAAGGTGGCGACAGTGGAGTTCCTGTTGCACTTAATGAAGATTCAATTACTGGTCAGGCATTTCTCGAACTTGCCGAGAACATGGTAAAGCAGGTTGATAAGAGAAATGAAGAACTGGCGCCAACAAAGATTGTTGAAATGCATAAATAGTAGTTTGAATCAGTAGATTTATCATATATGAATAAAAGGGTTGCAGCTTATAGTTGCAACCCTTTCTATTTAAACGTGAAAAACTAGTAATAATTGTGCGAATAATAGTTCTATAGTAGTATTTTGTGTGTAATATATAATTGATTTTAGTTCTATCAATTTACAATTTTATTAGATTGCCTTTAATTGTTTGTTAATTAGTTGATTCTGCCTGAATTATATTCTTGTATATTCCATTTTATAGTTATCTGGAAGCCTATTTAAATGCCGAATTGTCTGTTTTTATAAAAGTGGGCGAAAAACATGCATTAAAATAGTCATTGCAATAGATTGGTAACCAGCCAGGAAACACTTTTTAACTCGATATCTTCTTTCGCCGATGAAACTTAAAAGGATGTTTTCTGTCAATCCATTTTATTTTTATATTCAAGCGTTTGATAATGAGGCGCGGGAAAAAATATTCCACCCCCTATAAATACAGAAAAGATAGATGTTTTTTCCGCGCACTTATCAACAAATAAATAATTTCAGATTTTGTGTTTGCTTAGATTATAGTTGCATATTATTTAGTTACTGGCAGGAGCTCCTTTACTGTCACCTCCACTTTTAACATCGTCGTTCTCAATTGAACGTGCAGCCTTCTTCACGCCAGCTTTCAGCTCTCCAATCCGGTAACTGATGTTGAATCCAAAGCTACGTTGTGGATAATGTGTTTCAGTATAAAAGCGGAAGCTTGGAGTTTCAGTTGTTGAATTGAAGTTTATTGATTTATTGAATAGGTTACGTGCATAAGCAGAAAGAGTCAGTCGTTTATTCAGGAATGATTTATTCAGACTAAGACCATAATAGCTATATCCGGAGCTCTTTCCCTGGAATGAAATATTTGATCCGCTTCCTCCTCCGTATAG encodes the following:
- the porU gene encoding type IX secretion system sortase PorU yields the protein MCSRNYLFFLLIFLFALPISAQDFTSLKWQNSSVAQQLTFDDAHFSTGSQLPRYIQNIDLGADYANYTYNVKIEYPEFQTLTKSEASFVVVTKETLHSYPKADTRLFVSAKKGILEVSFVPLVYLDNQYQRINSFKLTLEKIAVKQKRSSSNLHDFTKSSKLASGKWVKIRVSESGIFKMTNVELAKMGFTNPAKVRLYGYGGYLLPESFKKSNNDDLPQIPLWREKDYVLFYANGVVRWDENTGVTCFTHVNNHYSSSGYYFLTEGDDEPLTFPVEGSVTSDNASTVTSFDDYVLYEKDAFNWTSSGRELYDSYDYVAGNTKSYSFTLPGITNEKAYCTVAFAAKSTNYTNVAVQINNTGIGQFSIASCPESDFYCKAQPGNGTFAWEGDKSEKTTVTLTHTRESGASGRLDYIQLNYRRKLALYDSFTAFRDLSSVNKVSTYTISGANSNMKVWDITTPGGYKQINGSLSSGNYSFTVNNSSLREFVAVDVTGSNFKKVEVVGTVNNQNLHALGQCDMAIIVPSNGDFLTQAERLADIHRTKDGMTVHVVTADQVYNEFSSGTPDATAYRWFMKMFYDRAVSSETGQVAENKLPRYLLLFGDCAWDNRMITSSWQGYSPDDFLLGYQSKNSTWETYSYVTDDYQGLLDDEDGSSLEYDGMDIGVGRFPVRTVTQATQMVDKTIAYIQNKELGPWKNSICFVADDGDNHLHMSQADELATKVETNYPEFLANRIYADSYKWETTATGHTYKLATKRLLELFNEGMLMVNYTGHGGPNGWSAENILVSSDIMALRSPKLPLWVTATCDFCRYDDVTTSAGELAFLNDQGGAIALFTTSRVVYAQNNSSLNKVFCNHVFSKQDGKRLRLGDIMRLSKCDSNLSGDLNKLKFSLIGDPALMLAYPDYKLVVDKFNGKDASSSDLAIKAGGKVKVEGRVTDTDGNTLTDFYGKVYPTVFDNKETVTTLNNDGTGMVSDLNNPGESIPGGFTFSQRTKKLFSGSDSIKAGNFSFTFPVPKDINYSNKQGLVNFYAAETATTREAQGSFSNFVIGGTESGTEVTDSLGPKINLYLNTPDFVYGGRTNETPYLVAELEDKDGINTVGNGIGHDIVAVIDNSPNYTYVLNNYYEAYFGDYTQGTVHYSLPALPQGKHTLFFRAWDIMNNSSSTSLEFEVVNGLKPGLFNVYCSKSPARDNTTFVLSHDRPEKTLDVKLIVYDFSGREMWTHTEVGMSANNYYYVDWNLTSNGGQRLAPGVYLFRASIASGGSEESTRSGKIVILTQ
- the porV gene encoding type IX secretion system outer membrane channel protein PorV yields the protein MKQLKVYFLLILLFLANVSLQAQDTKNQFNPVNTGVTSLSIAPDSRGGAMGDVGAATDPDVNSQFWNPAKYPFTVSRAGISLSYTPWLRKLVNDIDLAYLAGYYRIGDYSALSASLRYFSLGAVTVGQTSASDIGYTINPYEMSFDIGYSRMLSEHLSAAVALRFIYSDLAYKQDEDVTPGSAFAADVAMYYNRYLMLGARECNLAFGMNISNIGSKISYDSGNTSEFIPTNFRLGGSLLIPIDEYNTFAVSADANKLLVPTRPLQKDGESATDYQDRLQRDYRDLSPISGIFKSFSDAPGGFKEEMQEIQWSVGAEYTYHQQFSVRGGYHYENENKGNRKYFSVGAGFKMNVFSLDAAYLISTAQSNPLDQTLRFSLSFDLDGIKDILGKK
- the ispF gene encoding 2-C-methyl-D-erythritol 2,4-cyclodiphosphate synthase, coding for MKIRVGFGYDVHALVSERELWIGGVKLEHEKGLLGHSDADVLLHAVCDALLGAANMRDIGFHFPDTAGEYKNIDSKILLARTMELIRSKGYELGNIDATVCAERPKLNPHIPAMKSAMAEAMKVDEEDISIKATTTEKLGFTGREEGISAYATVLITKQ
- a CDS encoding S8 family serine peptidase, whose translation is MKKISFIAFAFLLAIAAQSKVTYKFRISLKDKKNTEYSLDKPQQFLSEKAILRRTKQKLAVDSTDLPVVGKYIKAIRGTGAEILVTSKWNNTVTVRCADSLLVNRIASLPFVSGAELVWMGQEQAVSTDAARKDTVTNKLEKTDNYYGKAFRQIEIHNGQKLHEAGFRGQGMTIAIIDGGFKNANQLKALKSMKLLGIHDFVKPKSDLFEENNHGMMVLSCMASNAPHSIVGTAPEASYWLLRSEDIDSENLVEQDYWSAAIEFADSVGVDVVNTSLGYRTFDDSSKNYTYQDLDGLKTMISRSAGMAANKGMIVVCSAGNEGRGSWKKITPPADAFNVITVAAIDSSLVLAPFSSIGNTTDNRVKPDVSAIGQKSVVLKTNGEVGTANGTSFSSPTFCGLVTCLWQSCPELTAKQVIELVRKSCNHSAFPDNIYGYGVPDVYKAYLSVHSEIANK
- the xseA gene encoding exodeoxyribonuclease VII large subunit produces the protein MEKAPLSLYELNALVKRALNESLPEAYWIQAELSDVRSNTTGHCYLEFIQKDQRSNNLIAKARGTIWANVFRMLKPYFEESTGQAFVSGIKVMVQVTVEFHELYGYSLTVIDIDPTYTLGDMVRKRREILKQLEEEGVLTLNKELEMPMLVQRIAVISSASAAGYGDFCRQLDENPYGFMFYPHLFPALMQGNQVEESIIAALNEVNNRRDDFDAVVIIRGGGATSDLSGFDTYLLAANCAQFPLPIITGIGHERDDTVLDSVAHTRVKTPTAAAQFLITHMHEAAESLEELAQTLIVSVSARMDKEHSRLSDLTNRLPMVIKNRTIREGYLLEQLMQRMHVAIARNLTNRKHRLMLLEQRVNDASPERLLKRGYSLTFKDGKAVTDSAQLKPGDIITTRLAKGEVISEVK
- the xseB gene encoding exodeoxyribonuclease VII small subunit, whose translation is MAEKKESYAQAMEKLENIVSAVEKDELDIDQLSVKLKEAQKLVRFCKDKLYKADEEIKKIMEGEDN
- a CDS encoding branched-chain amino acid aminotransferase yields the protein MEQIDWANLSFGYIPTDYNVRYNYRNGEWGELEISSSEYVNLHMAATCLHYGQEAFEGLKAFKGKDGKIRIFRLEENAQRLQSSCDGILMAKLPVDKFKEAILKAVKLNERFVPPYESGASLYIRPVLFGTSAQVGVHAATEYTFIVFVTPVGPYFKGGFSCNPYVIIREFDRAAPLGTGTFKIGGNYAASLRANKKAHDMGYSSEFYLDAKEKKYIDECGAANFFGIKENTYVTPESTSVLPSITNKSLIKLAESFGLKIERRQVAEEELLTFEEAGACGTAAVISPIERIDDVEKGISYVISKDGKPGPISTKLYNKLRAIQYGDQPDEFGWITIVE
- a CDS encoding MBL fold metallo-hydrolase, whose amino-acid sequence is MSYKITTLVDNVVYDRGLQAEHGLSLLIDTGESKILFDTGASDLFIRNAEILGIDLSKVDYLVLSHGHSDHTGGVRQFQELNPHAKVVCKKEALQKKYKDERENGFKKADQPDENRLWLVDSTTEIVPGVHVLPQIKITDKSETHFEHFFTVKDENIVPDTFEDELVLVLSGEKTISVLSSCSHRGITNIIRSAQEAFPERTLNVVIGGFHIHNASEDKFNVISTYLGRKLPRRLGICHCTGIDNYARFHQEFSTRVFYNYTGWVEEIK